The window aaagatatatatatatgtgtgtgtgtgtgtgtgttggagtgaTAACTCACAGTtcttacacacatatataaatacgaacatataattaaaaacataaatcttCAGCTGCTAAAATGTGGTTgaccacacacactgaaaaaaataattcataagatttacttaaaaaatatatcgtAAGTATTTGCATGCAAATGATTTAAGTAAAATTTAATGTAACACTCACTTGCCAGTATCAAGTAAATTTGACTtaccataaaacataacagtTGTGAAGATATTAAgtaacatttacttaattacATCCAAGAttgaagttatatttatttaaacaaatgaagtAAAGGCTACTTgtttttcaacatcattttactCTAAAGTTTAAGTACATGTTATATATCTGTAGTATTTGCTGTTATGAAGTCATTGAGTagattttaatgattttcttgtgcttgacattttaatttacttggtTGCATTACGTTACATTACTCACTAAAATGAGGTAATCATTGCCAGCTTTCTTTTGATAAATGTTACCAAATAAATGTAACCAATACTCtatgcatttaatatatatttatcacatatcacacaactatattacaatgcaattaaactgtttatttttcattttaaacagtttaacaaACAAGAACAGTCAAAGTAAATCCACTACTATTGTGGATTGAATTGCCCAATCTTTTAAATGTATCATTGGCATGACtgacataaaaagaacaaacagacagtATTACACAGTATACACATCCAATATACACTActggggcaaaatattaggaacactgtcaatataatgcactataATGGTAGAGCAGCACCATCCACCACAGcttcagtaataaacataaagtggaATGATCACCTTACTgacaatggaaataaaaagtgaGCATGTAGAAGCTTAACAACAGTAGAAGCTGGCAGAGCTATTGTACTGgaaataaatattgcattaaattGTGCAGGTGTCCCAATACTTTTGTACATGCAGTACAGATCTGGAATAGTGCTTTTCAAATATGCAGTGAAAAACGTAcattacagaaatataatacTCAGATATTCAAGaacatttaacagtttaactTCACTTTCAATCAGACTACTATCCTCTGTTACCTCACTTGCCTGACTTGAATGTGTCtggaatacagtatttataaaaTCTTCAATGCAGTGAGGATTGTTCTTCctacttttatgtgaagcaaaaGTTGAATATATATTCGTACTGTAGTcacaatctttaaaaacacagttaaaagtttcatgttttttcagaTGAGTCCCGAAAATATTGCTTCTGTGTTAAAACTACATGAATTACATACAAGACACGAAAATGAAACTACCTGCCCTGACTGTTGAGTCTGTGTATGATTTCTAGACACATGTGCATGAAGTCCCccccaacttttaaataaacaaggacAATCTGAGTACAAGCAGGGTAGTGAGCGGCCTTGACCAGTATGTGGATGCTTCAACCTATAATGTTTTATGAGCTCTAAACGTTTTGATGACCTAAAATGGCATCTTTTGCACAACCATCTCATATCACAAGAGGCTTACTCTTTCTCCCTGATGAATTTCTCCTCGACCTCCTCTCCCTAGACCTCAACTCCAACTGTCCACAAAGTCCACTGGCTCCTCCAAAGGGCACCCTGAAAATGAAGAGACACAATTTGTGGTATTAAAACAATGGTCTAAAATATTCAGTCACAATTTTAATATTACGTTATGATGGATGAATAAgggaaaataacaaaacaatattatatcactataacattattttctacttgcctgaatgatgaaaataatgttctgttctgatttgcttcctgttgatagatagaaaaatattttaataagacttcataagaaataaactttatcatgaacaaacacaaatgaacattttgttttgtctagctaaataaaacaattaacacatgACAGATTTATAGAACTTGTAATGAACAATTGAttctacaaaaacatgaatcctgagtaaaataatagtaaaaaagtTGTTAACCCAAATTAGTGCAGACGCAGACGTTATACCGTTCCGTTGGTAATATCCTaactttagttatttttatgGAGACTTATTATGGAGTTATTATGGAGATATATtatcacaaatttaaaacagaacGGTAATAACTTACCTGCGATATGACTGTCGTACGTGCTACACCTTGCTCTGTGATCCTGTAACGTCCGGAGCAGTCAGTCCTGTTGTACTGTGCGCATGCGTCGTGCATGCGTTTCAAAACGCTACACTTTCAGAGTAAAGTTTATGTAGTATGTCTAGGTTTATGtaactattaaacatttaaatagtatgAGGAAACTGAAGTAAAACTTACTCTTCCCCCATAATTCATGTATTacgttaataaaatgtttaatttcccTTAAGAAACTCTAGTTCTATATCTAGATAAATACAAGGTAGAAATTATGACAGTTACTCTAATAGAGTTTACTGCtccaaaaagtcatttttttcagtacAGAGGTAGTGCTGAGGTTGTTGCTTGTTTGCTGCAGAGTGTCACTGACTgaggactgaagctgctgctgatcAGAACTGAAACTATTCACGGACACAAAGTTGAttttctacttttctctctAGTTCAGTcgttttagttcattttttaactttcttttctgtgtttccagattctcagtttaaaatgtttgaaaattgtAAATAATGTTTGCAAGTGAAacctttgttttatttagtttaaccaacagttcaaaacccaaatatatttaatgtacaaTGTTACAACCCAGCTCGTTAAAGGAAatgtaacataaaaaacagatgttaaaggtttaaacaaaattatttattaaccgAGAAAGCTCTTAAACAAGAAGCACTGAAGCTgttcaaatgaatgataatgagtGAGTGTCACTTTCAAACAAAGCTGaccattttaatcatttatcttattttctATTCTTCCTGTTCCTTCAGATGgaaacataaaacactgaaGGAACTTTTAGCTCTTCAGTTAATTAGTGAGTTTAATTTCTGGAGCTGTTCTTCCTGGGACTATTTGGTCACTAATATCTTGATTGTTTGTCGTCTACAGTGGCTGAAAATAGGACATCATTTATGTTACTGTGTTtaggaaaaacatcaaatgagtTTTAAGGTGAGGtcacctgaggcctgtactacgaagctggattttctcttatcgaggtaacttcagggttaactctgggttttccgtactacgaagctggttcacttcttaccggggtaaatcaccatggtaacttatgctgaacggctaacctgctccggagcaggttatgttctggataagagatcaacgagtacaaaagcaccacctcctgaccaatcagttctcttagaaaatgacctgcccattcttaaaagatcctgtcaacattggtgtgcaggaggagcgcttaggagagaaagagtttttagggatagatagacaaaatatatattaaaaaaacaatccttgaggcacatgagggatattagtctgttatacagttggtttgacatcattcactcaaatggttgaagcgcataataggtttgtattttgaatgttgaatattaaactaacttaatgtctctaatgaagggaagggcactgaggaagcgatctgcctgaaacgtctgtgccgtaataaagtgacattgtgtgatcagagtgctgtctgtttatattgtccgataaattaatattgtatgatctcatgatttatgatctcatgaatttacgcattaacagagtcagaAATTTTCTGCCAGATGACAGTCAGTACTTCAATTTAAAAGCTTTATAATTGAACTATGCTTTTAATTGTTTGTTAATCCATTAGTTTAACAGTAATCAATAACTTACTTGATAGTTTTCTGGTAcgtaaattataattataattaaatacaatgcaaaacacaaacaaacatgggaTAGAAAGTGTctgtgatatctgacacatttacagtctttttaacatcagattccctcttagtgtttcctgttgagctgtggtggaagtatagtaacaaaaagacgaTGTTCATTTAGGCTCCTGTTATCTGAACAAAATGATGCAGCAATGTGCAGTgcaaataaatttaaaaagataGATGGTTGACCCAGAGTACACTACAATGTGCTTTTCTCTCCAGACAGCTGCTACCTCATTTATCTTTTTAGAGTGAAAGAAGAGGTTTTTAGACATAACTCTTCATTTTAACTAAatgaatcagctgtttctcGTCCATGACACAGTTTCATTAAGagcaacaggaagtaaacagaaacacagcgTCCAATAGGAAACAAAGCAATCAAACAGATCATGTCACTGATGATAACTCGTGTTGCGTTCACGGACCTGTGATGCATCTCGCTTCcactcctctccccctcctgtgttcatttcaaaataaaagtcctttGCTAAGTCATGTGATCTTTCTCATCACAGGCTGTTACTGTAACAAAACCTCCAGAACCAAACCGAACCATTCAGAGCTTTAAATATCTTCCTGTGCAGGCTTGTAACTCTCCTGTAGTCTAATACtaactgtacagtacatactgACATTGAGCTGTGATAATATCACTGTGCAGACATGAATGCAGCATTCTGCATACACTGGAATTCATGATGCATGAGTGATGCTCTATATAAGAAACATGCAAAAGGTCATCTTTTACACTCTAATGTAATCTTCTCATCATCATGGTGTTGACAATAAATTCATGTTGATATTATATCAGGTAGTTTTAAAGAGCCTGATCAGGTACAGCATCACAGTTTGGTTCAGCAACCTTTCTGTGCAGCTAAAGAATAAACTGTTCCATTTAATTCACACTGCATGGAAAATCATTAGTGTTTAAGAGCACTTATCCTTGCAGAGTATTTATGAACAGGCTAACAGGCCAGTAAGATCATTAGTGATTCATCTCATGTTCTGTTTGAGCTGCTACCTTCTGGTAGGAGGGTCACAGTTAGACAGattcaaaaaatgtattaattccTGCTTCTATCAGTTTTTAAATGGAAGCAGATAAAACTGGTGCTGATGAGACTTTGTCTTTGCACTGTGGCTGtaggtgtgttttcttttttatttatatattagagcTGCTATCTGGCActgagtatttatttattatgtatttaatatcTATTGTAATATATATGTGTTGATATTGTTGCTCATGGCTTTtatggttgtttttatttatttatttttaatggctGCAGTACGGGTCGTTTCCCATCTGgtgggacaataaagtttattttgatCATGATTTAATATGAGTAGCTGCTAAAAGTTTATCTGTATTAAATGTCAGATAAGAGGAGTTAAATACAAACACTCTATTTTCTGTGAAGATATGATCAGTAACTAATATTAGAGGAGCAAAAGTAACATTAACTGTTTCACTGTGGACTAAACTTAACTAACAGGTTCATttccactcccccccccccccccccccccctcctggtTTGGAGACAGGACTGAACCATATTATGTAAACTGAGGGAAGTGTTTGGTTCATTTTTGCCAGAATCAAGAAAAATGAACTTTTAGTTTAatgatatattgtatatataatattctAATAATGTACAATAATGAATGATGATAGGTGAGTAACAATATGTAATGTTATaattaggggtgtgacgatacactcagctcacgagatcgagacgagattttaactttttttttaagaaaacttcaaagaggaaataaatgactgttcttttaattgaaattcacaaaatgtaaatttaattgaaatgttttaactaatcatcttgtaatgaatcactttagttctactttctaaatatataattatcatatgcagtatgctgcactgtaaaaggtttatagatattttatagatggatcattttggtatttatggaaataacaaccataaatacaaaagttagatacaatcacaaatactaaaaagtaaattataaagagtagaaacaattataatatatacatataaattaaataaagagtccaattatcaaaaaatataatatattgttaataaaaaaacacagaaataaaagtaaattgcacaaatcctgtatcacataaatacacaagtagaacaaaaatataaattgtgttataatttggtagtgactcattttacttttggcatcattaggcttccgtAGCTGATTGACAGCAGTAAATAGATACAGTAGGTAAGAGTTCAGAGCTTTAAGTCAGATCTGCTGGAGTTTATCTGCTTGTCTGtaaacatgtctgtctgtctttctctctctgtgactctcAGAGAAACACTCCCTCATGTACATCTACACCGGCCTCTCCAAACCTGTCGGACTTCCAGGCATCCATGAGTTCACAGCTATGGGTCAGATGGACGGCAGGATGATCGACTACTATGACAGTGATATCCAGAGAAAAGTTCCCATGCAGGACTGGATGAAAGAGCGACTTCCTGCAGACTACTGGGAGAAAGGCACACAGTCCCGCCAAAGCAAGCAGCAGTGGTTCAAAGTCAACATCGACATCCTGATGAAACGAATGAATCAGACCGACGATGGTAAGATCCATGAAATGTGTCAGACTGGGACTTTTTGATGACTCAGTAATTAATAACTGTAATAGCTTGTATAGATAAATGCTCCAACATAAATgaagctgttttattttcaggAACAAGTGAGAACTtctaatgtgtttaaatgaaaatgttttaattgtaattaCTTGCTGCATTTTTCCATGTCTTCAttctttatcatttatttcactgtCACTCCTCTTTAGATCTCCATGTTCTTCAGTGGATGGTCGGCTGTGAGGGTGAAACAACTGAGCCTGATGGCACATTAAAGTTTGTCcgtggtgtgtacatgtacaactaCAACAGACAAGACTTCCTGTCCTTTGATGACGCCAACTCAGTCTGGGTTGCTCCCACTGAGATAGCAGTCCAGACCAAGAGAAAGTGGGATCATGACCAGCGCCTAAAAGAATACACCAAAGGCTACCTGGAGAAGGAGTGTATCCAATGGTTGAACAGGTTCATTGAATATaagaaagaacagatggaagcTGCCTGTatgtatgacagaaaataagctctgtatttttatattaattattattattagagatTATAGAAGTAGctttattaatatcattattatttgttaaaatatcaaacatgaaATCAGCTGATCTTGATAATGTAATGCAcacaaaatctgctttttttgtttcctgaattttaatatttattatggaAAATTAGCTCAGATGATAATTTAtcaaatattcatatatatatatatatatatatatatatatatatatatatatatatatatatatatataata is drawn from Scomber japonicus isolate fScoJap1 chromosome 15, fScoJap1.pri, whole genome shotgun sequence and contains these coding sequences:
- the LOC128374569 gene encoding H-2 class I histocompatibility antigen, Q9 alpha chain-like, whose protein sequence is MKMYLTTFFILLVTALTVNSEKHSLMYIYTGLSKPVGLPGIHEFTAMGQMDGRMIDYYDSDIQRKVPMQDWMKERLPADYWEKGTQSRQSKQQWFKVNIDILMKRMNQTDDDLHVLQWMVGCEGETTEPDGTLKFVRGVYMYNYNRQDFLSFDDANSVWVAPTEIAVQTKRKWDHDQRLKEYTKGYLEKECIQWLNRFIEYKKEQMEAASPPDVYVFAKNKGSNLMLTCVATGSYPKDITLIIRRNGRTVTKEDGLISSGVRPNEDDTFQRRDSVEILKSDIASFTCEFIHRASGLSVEKPWYPKVTDEENIEGFIGVIVCLLVVLLVGGAVLLVMLKPISVLCRRDIVTQPRVVTSGRERRLHKSQRTDF